A window of the Physeter macrocephalus isolate SW-GA chromosome 7, ASM283717v5, whole genome shotgun sequence genome harbors these coding sequences:
- the MGARP gene encoding protein MGARP: protein MYLRRAVSRSLALPLRAPPGPAPLRKDASLRWMSSNKFPGSSGSNMIYYLVVGVTVSAGGYYTYKRITSEKGKHSDHITNLKEKTKAELHPLPGAKENLVGAEEASSEAPEVPLVEAPVMGAAELPNATAAVIKEASPCPDNVEAAAEETSAAGAETGSEVTDAGTGETAEVSTETTSEVTSAARDEAVAINSDKGTTENESCGEYAELEENSPVESESSAGADLQEEASVCSEAASAQG from the exons ATGTACCTCCGCAGGGCGGTCTCCAGGAGCCTGGCGCTGCCTCTGCGGGCGCCCCCAGGCCCCGCGCCGCTCCGGAAGGACG CATCTCTTCGCTGGATGTCATCTAACAAATTCCCTGGATCATCTGGATCAAATATGATCTATTATCTGGTTGTAGGTGTCACAGTCAGTGCTGGTGGATATTAT ACTTACAAGAGAATCACATCAGAGAAAGGTAAACACAGCGATCATATAacgaatttgaaagaaaaaaccaaaGCAGAGTTACATCCACTTCCAG GTGCAAAAGAGAACCTTGTGGGTGCCGAGGAAGCCAGTTCAGAAGCCCCCGAAGTACCTTTAGTGGAGGCTCCGGTGATGGGTGCTGCAGAGCTTCCCAACGCTACAGCTGCAGTCATAAAAGAGGCTTCCCCCTGTCCAGACAATGTGGAGGCTGCTGCCGAGGAGACCAGTGCCGCTGGTGCTGAAACTGGGTCAGAGGTCACAGATGCGGGGACGGGAGAAACCGCAGAGGTCAGCACTGAGACCACGTCAGAGGTTACCAGCGCAGCTCGGGATGAAGCTGTTGCCATCAATAGTGATAAAGGTACAACCGAGAACGAAAGCTGTGGTGAATAtgcagaactagaagaaaattcTCCAGTTGAGTCAGAATCCTCTGCTGGGGCAGATTTACAGGAAGAAGCCAGTGTTTGTTCTGAGGCCGCCTCGGCCCAAGGCTAA